In Scyliorhinus canicula chromosome 3, sScyCan1.1, whole genome shotgun sequence, the DNA window acaccctcataaataaccatatcgaaattgcaaaagtacaaaaaaacaaaataaaaaggaagaacacagcaacagcagaaaccagcaataaagcattacaaccgaccccgcaacccccaacccctagttcaagtccagtttctccgtccgcacgaaggcccacgcctcctccggggaatcaaaatagtaatgtcggtccgaataagttacccacaggcgcgcgggctgcaatatcccgaactttatctttttcctgtaaagcacctcttttgtccgattaaatccggaccgccgcttagccacctccgcactccaatcttggtagatccgtactaccccattctcccaatcgctgctcttcaccttcttggcccagcgcagcacacactcccgatcactgaaccggtggaacctcaccagcaccgcacgcaggggttcattctccttaggcctcctggccagtactctgtgtgctccctccagctccaagggcagatggaacgacccggcccccactagcgagttcagcattgtagccacgtaggttgtcaggtccgacccctccagcccctccgcaaggcccaagatccgcaggtttttccgcctcatgcggtgatcaagctcctcgaagcgttcctgccatttcttgtggagtgcctcgtgcccctccaccttactcacgaggaccacggcctcctcctctcgttcagtggcctgcgtctgcaactccttgatggcagcatcctgggtcgtctgaatctccgacagccttctgttcatgTCCTGCAGaaagctcagtacctcagccttgatgtctgtaaagcagcgcaggagagcagcttgctgctcctgggcccactgcttccactcctctggagctccgccggctgccatcttggattccctcccccgttttttctggggagctgctgccgttttttccccctttccactccgagttcgagtcatggactgcggggaaagtcgatcagcacaccttctcccaccgggagacgtcgaaaaatttcagttttgggctctaaaaagagccgaaaagtccattttaaacgggagctcccaaatgcgtggcttcctacgtcatcgccgctaCCGGAAGTTCCACTCATCCTGTTTCTTGAGTTCTTAACCATGATCAAGGTGTTTTGATTAAGCAGAGGATCGATGAGCTGCAGGACCAGCTGGCTACATTCTGCACTAAATACTGGAAGAAAGACTTCTGTGAGATGCATTGCAGAGATGGTCACCCAGAAGCATAGTGAAGGCGTGAGAAGTGACCCTCTACGGGGGAGGAAACAGCATGGTTTTGGGTTTCTCCGAGAGGTATACACTTCTTACCACTTGTGATGAGGACAAGAATATGTGATGAGGATAAGAAAACACATTAAATTATCAATGATGCTTGTTGGTATTCAGTACAACGTATAAATCTAGGTACAAATAGGACCCATGGCATGACTCTGAACATTGAGCAAGGCCTAGTTAGAGGTGTCCTCAGCTAAACTTGCCTGGACAAAGATGACATTAAGTTCTCTTGGCCTTGCTTCATGGGAACTGTGTACATTTTTCAGAATATTCAGAATATGTAACTGCCAGGTGCTGCTGAAGACTGCAGGTATGCCACGGAGTGGCTTTGCCAGAATTATTTCCTGACTGATTATTGATCCGCATAGATGACTGGAATGTGTCAAGCCTAGATGGTGCAAATCCCTTTCGCAGCTGTGTTCTTTCCAATGTGTTTACCAATTATGGGACTTGGCACAGGATTCAGAGAAGCAAAGTAATCTATTATATTGTTAAGAGCTTGAGGCATGAATCTAGCGTTCAATTGCATTGTTTGATACTGCTCAAAAGCTTCagccctctgtttaaaaaaattaGATAAAAAACATTTTCAATTGTAAATTGGCTCACTTCATTTCTAGGTGCCGCATCCCTTTGCTTCCCAATTGCATCTAGAAATCTTTGCAATTTTCCTATTAACAGGCATTCTTTAAAGTggtgagggacagacagagatagTTGCCTGGTTTTAAATTGGCATGATGTGCAGAATAGTATGCCCTGCTTACGACAGAAGCTGTTTACTTACATCACTACAATATAGTTTTAAGATGTGCTTAAAGGTTGTAAACTGAACACCCATTGAAATGATTTAAGTATTCTTACATTTCTTTTCCTTGTATTTGGTTTGTAGGTTTGCATGTTATGTTCAGTGGGATATCACCTATTCTGCTGCCATCGCTCTGAGAAAGCAAATCGGTGCTGGATGGCCCTTGATTATGCTGGTATTGCCATTGGGATCTTAGGCTGCTATGTCCCTGCAGTATTCTATGCCTTTTACTGTAATGAGGTGAGTTTTCTTTGCTCAATATGCTTAAACTTTGAATGGGTTGATTTCACACGATAATTAACAGTAATTTTTGACATTTCTCTTTACTAACCAAATGATAATTAAACCCTGATTGAAATTCATGCCATATCTAGCCACAGATAAGCAAAACCACAGGGTCACATTGAGAAATGTATTGCTTGCTAACAGAAGCGCCCCTCTCAAATATGATGTAGTTGGGGAATAATACCTTGTAGTACATTTAAACTGCTAAAATTAAattatctcttataatccttacTCCAAACTCTGTCCCTAGCTACTGACTGATCCCTCCCTGGGCCCACAGTTTcagattaaaccagtctgttTGTGACCTTGGCACCATATTTTACCATTAAATGAGCTTCCCAGCTCATATCCGTACGGCcactaagactgcctatttccacctccatgaCTTCACCTGTCTCAGCCCATTGGAAACAGCGAAACCCTCATTAATGCCTTTGTTTCCAAAACTCAACCATTCCAAAGCCCTCCTGTCTTAACTCCCACATTCtactctcatttaaaaaaaataaatttagagtacccaattcatttttccaattaaggggcaatttagtgtggccaatctacctagcctgcacatctttggttgtgggggcgaaacccacgcaaacatggggagaatgtgcaaacttcacatggacagtgacccagagccgggatcgaacctgggtcctcggtgccgtgctgcagcagtgctaacccactgcgccaccctgctaccCTCACACATTCTACTCTCAtaaacttgagatcatccaaagctctgctgcccatgtcttaaaTCACATTTAACTCCCATTCCCTTATAACCCCCTATGTTCATTGACTCTGGTAAAGcaatatcttgattttaaaattctcatccttgttttcaaatttctccatggaATTATCTCTGTAATCTGTTTCAGctccacaactctctgagatatctgccctcctctaattctggcccttTTGGCATCCCCAATTGTAATTGCTCCAGCCTTGGTTGTCATGCCTTCAGTGCCTAGACCCCAAGCTCCAGAGTACCCTCTCTGTACCTCGACCTCActtcaagacactccttaaaagccACCTCCTTTGAACAAACTTAAAAGGTCCTGATTCTCTGACATTTGAGAGTCATTGGAAcgttcttcctcaaaaggcagttgaAGCAGAATGTTTGAGTAATTTTAAGGTAGAGGTAGATAAATTATTGATGagcaaggggatgaaaggttatctGGAGTGGGGGCGGTtgatgggaatgtggagttgaggttacaatcagatcagccaccatgatctccttgaatggcagagcaggcatgaAGGATCGAgcggcttactcctgttcctccTATGTTCGTATGTTTATAAGCTTTTGGTCATGTGACCTAATATCTCCATTTGCGCTTTGGTGTCAAACTtgcaatgttcctgtgaagtgctttcaTTGCATTAAAGGTACTCTGTAAATAAGATTTTGTTTGGGTACTTTAAATGCAAATTATCCCAAATTAGATCATTGCATTTTTGCAAACAAATCTACTGCTTATTACTACTACCATAAATATGCTACCACATACAATTGCTAGAGTGCCAGAGTAATTGAATTACTTGACTTTTTCAATGAGGTTTCCAACCCTGAAGCATTTTTAGTAGTTCAAAAATTTGTATAAGATTTGTTTGTGTTTTTTGTGCTTAGTATTGGCGACAGGTGTACTTAATATTGGTGCTGGCTATGATACTGGCAGTATTCTTTGCACAAATACATCCGCATTACCTCACTCAGCAGTGGTACAGCCTGCGTGCATTCATCTTTTGCTGCGTGTCTGTGTATGGATTTATTCCAACAATTCACTGGATTTGGCAGAATGGAGGGATGACCACACCGATAGTCCAGGTGAGTGAGACAAAATGAGTTTAAACTGTACAGAATGTAATGCTTGCATTTGGGGCATATAAAAGAACATGGTGGGGAAGAGTTAGTTATAGCATCATCAATTCAAGTCGCAAATAAATAGTGCATTCTATCTAATAACATATTGTCGAAAGTATATTATCAATTTTCATCTAACTAAACAATGTAATGTTGCATAGTTTAATCCATAGACAAATTAAATCAAACCTTGGATCTAGATATTCTGGACAAATTATcctcgtttcaaggctatttttAACTTGGTGGTCAGTAAAAGAATCTTTTAATATtttagggaggtggtgttgcgtTTGTATGCTTAAAACCTGATAAGCCACAGCATATTAGAATGTGCTTACATACAATATTCCCTTCTGATTCTAACTGTGGCTGTGCCTTCTAGAAGGATCTAGTGCAACCTGAACACTTCCTCATGGAATCTTTTAATGATTCCTCATGGAATCCTTTAATGCTTGATTCTGGGCGATTTCTTGCATATCTCAAAATCCCACATTACAGTATACTACATAAGGTGTGCATGTTCAACTTAAACTTTTGTGAGCAGCAACTCATATATCAGGCTGTTCAGAATCTGAATGTTTcacagaaaacaaaaagggaattaaggggcaatgaagAAAGGCCTGGTTGAAGAATACAGTGTTTAATGTGAATCTGAAAGCAAGTGGGAAGGCAGTATGGAATCATAGATTTGTTGTAACACAGAGCAAAGCTATGTGGTATATCAGCTGTGCTAGCTTTGGGCAAGAGCACCGTAGGATGATCTTAATTCACTGCAGTGTGGGAGGTGACGTATGGGTGAAGACATGGACTGGTACTCTGTGGTTTGAAGGGAGAAGACTGATGAATGGAGAATTTTATCTTTAAAGTGATAAAAGTGTGATGACATTGGTTCACTTCAGTCTTGTGCTTCAGGCCAATGTCACCAATTTGTATATTGATAATGGGTATATAAATGAAGTGGTGCATGGAGAGGAGTTCCTCTCCATGGAGCCTGAGCTGTCTCGTGGAAATGCCCTCCATGCTTTCATTCTGCGTGGTGGGGTTTCCTGTATGAGCTACTGCTGCATTCCTTCCACTTCCTTGCCTTCGTGGTTACTGCCCGTGGTTACTGCCCTTGGCGTGCCTTGTTGCAGATGTCCCCAGTGACGTCTCTCTATGGAGGAGTCCTCTCCCTTAACATCAGGGATCTGGGTGGATGGGTGTTGCACCTGAGCAGTCCTATACAAACTTAGATTGTATCGATTCACAAgagttccaagaatcctgccattTTTGGggccttgtggagtccgtggacTGTGCGCAAGGAGGTTGTTATAGACTGCACCTCCTTTTTTAGTTTCCTAAGAAACAttttgtttcagttttgtttgcacttcagcctgCTCCTGCTCTGCAAGCACCGGGGTGGGGAAGAAGGAGGTTCTCTtctcgtgaacctgctcctgggcctggctccACTTTAAATGAATAGTTCAAGGCAGCAGGCAATAAGAGGGGGTCATCCAGCTCAACTGTTTGCCCCTCTACTGCAGTTACATTCATAGCTGGATGTCCTTGGGGAGGGAGCATGTGGAGTCCACTGGCACCGACAAGATATTCCATTCCCGGTGGACATTGTGGGGACTAGGGTGCCTTATCGACCCCCTTAATCATGTTTTGATTTGATCTTtcaagtttcatttgtgatttgcttTGTGTTTCAGGCAGTATCCTTTAAGAGGCTGCCCCCTTTTTTTTTGTCCCTCGGTTTATTTGATTTGCTAACAAAATAGGGAGAGGAGTTCTACCATCAATGATGAATATAGGAAAGAAAAAAACACCTTCAAAGGCAGTATTAAAGAATGATCCTTTCCTTAATTTCAGCCCGTTTAATCCTTTCCTGTCACAAAAAGATTAATTTAGAGGACTACAGCCCCTGTCactgatttatttttcttctccTACTGCCCAACCACTCATGGTCTCCAGCCATTTACTCCCCATACTCTGGAATTACTTTGCTACCTTTAAGCTGCTTCTTAAAATCCACCCCTTGTTCCGATACCCCGGGCTAGGGtgaggtcaattccagccccccctgacacagagttgcaacacaattgaattcaccaataattcttagaaaaatacccaaagtctttggcccttgactaccCAATAATTACaaccaccaggtttgtaaatttaaatttgTATTTTTACACCACACTCAAAGAAAAGGATAAGACGTAACAGTTTATATCTACCTTTTTGGTCTCCCTCtgcacccccctcttccccccccccctcctcacttcCCGTCTTCTGCTATTTCCAGATCTAATCCTAGGCCCTTTCTTTCACAGTAGGTGGTTTGTTTGGTGTTTGTTTTTTTCTTATGGCTTTGTGTTGGGCACACTGATCCCCATGGGCTCCCTCTTGGTGTTTCCTCTGGttccttctcctcccctcccccctcattcctGTCTGCTTTCAGTGGCCCTGGAGTCTCCTGTGTCCCGCCACCGTTCTATCAGTTGTTGTCTTCGAACAGGTATTGGAACAGGCTGTGAATGGCCCCctacgctttgtggaagccatcttcccaccctcagatggtgtacttgatcttctccagatggagaaattccgataggtctgccaaccagtctgcagctgtgagtggtgctgttgatcgccagctgagcaggattctccagctgacaattagggaagcaaaggccagggcATCAGCTCTCTTCTCCGcatgaagttctggctggtccaataccccgaagactgccattcccgggcatggttccaccctcacccccacaaccttggatattgcctcaaagaaggctctcaagaacccagcaagtttggggcaggcttagaacatgtgggcatggttggccgggcctccctggcaccgttcacatttgtcctccacctccgggaagagcctgctcattcgggttctagtcagatgtgctctgtgcaccactttaaacttcaTGAGTCTTATCCTTACGCAGGAGCAGTTGGCCCTGTTCAATGCTTTGCTccagagcccccaccctatctccgtccctaactcttcctcccacttctcccttgtTCCGTCCAGTGGGGCGCGTGTCCTTTCTAATAGTCATCCGTACATGACCCCACAGTTCCCCTTTCCCAGACTGTTCGCATCCAGTAATTCCTCCAACATTGTATCTCTCGGGGGCCCCAATTGTCCGTttggtagttccagtctctctctcAGTTCTTCTAGGATTGCTAATCTGTCCCCTATGTAAACTCTCCCAGAAGCTTTGTGATTTCATTCATGCCGCTttgtgggtccaagatgtagaggagcagatcatccgcatagagagagattCTGTGTTCTCTGCCTCTtcttcggattcccttccagcttcatGCATCATGCAAGGCAATTGCCAGtgactcaattgccagggcagggACAGCAGGCATCTCTGCCTGGTacctctgtgcaactggaagtattcagagctgttgGTGTTGGTCCGAATACTGAccttgggggcgttgtacaggagtttcacccatgaggtgaaccctgtccccagcccaaaccgctccagtacctcaattAGGTAATTCTACtcaactttgtcaaaggccttttctgcatccagggagacgatcaactttatctttattcgtgtcacaaataggcttaacactacaatgaagttactgtgaaaatcctcaagttgccacactacagcgcctattcgggtacactaagggagaattcagaatgtccaattcacccaacaagcacgtctttctggacttgtgggaggaaacccatgcagacacggggagaatgtggagactccgcacagcaatctggtgttctcttcccagatggggtcagtatcacattcagcGACCCTCTGATGTTTGCAGTTTGCTGTCTACCTGTAGCAAAGCctatctggtcctctgcgaccacttctggtTCTTAGTCTCTTGGCCAGGGCTTTTGCGaatattttcgcatccacgttgagcagcgaaatgggtttgtatgatccgcattctgttgggtcgttgtctttttgggtatcagtgatttGGTGGCCTGAGTTAGCATTGCAGGCAGGATGGCGCTCGCTAGcgagtctgcaaacatctcccacaggtgcggggtGAGAGCAGGTGCGATATGTCCGCCAGGAAACCAtcgggtcccggcgccttccccacctgcatggaactGATGCTCTCCGTGACCTCTCCCagttctattggtgcttccagctctccCCGTCTgttgtctctttccccccccccccccccccgaccctgacagacgggggggggggggggcgggggctcgaaggtgtacagtccccggtagaaggcctcgattgctttgttgaccttttttgCTTCGGCTACCAGCCGCCTCTACTGTCTTTTGCCTGGGCCATTCCCATGTGGCTGTCTGCTTACTCAGCGGGTAGATAGCCTTCTCTCCgtgttcataaaaggtcccccgtGCCTGGCTGAGTTGGGGTACTGCTTTCCtgatggatagcaggttaaagtccacttgTAGCTTTTTcgtctccgccagaagctctacgaTCGGGGCCTCGGGAGTATCTTCTGTTGACGTCCaatatggagtcgatcagttgttgcctagccgccctctcttccctatctctgtgagccttgtaggctataatttaACCCCTAATCACACCTTCAGTGCCTcgcagaacgtggaaggtgagacttccccattctggttgttagtaaCGTACTCAcatatggcctgtgatgttttctggcaaaagaccttgtcggccaagaggtctgtgtccagcctccatgtggggcattgggcacAGCTCATCTCCAAACTCACACCCATGTAATGTGGAGAGTGGTCGGAGATTATGATCGTCGAGTATTCCGCCCTGACTGTTTCTGGaaacaccgatttccccactacaaagaagtcgatggCAGGTGTAGACCTTACGTACTGGTGAGAAGAATGGAAATTCCACCTCATTGGGGTCCAGGAACTGCCATGGGATCCACTGTCCCGACCTGCTCCATGAATGTCCcattccctagccatgcctgtaATTTTCCCCGTTCtgtggtttgatctgtctgtcacaGTCCTGTCCTgtgcacagttaaagtatgtttccCCCCCACTGCCTCATAATCAGTCCAATCGGTGCGTATCTATGTCggtgatttccgccatggtcttttttttacaaattctgtgtcatcccagttgggcgcgtacacgtttacCAGGACTACCGCTGTCCCGTCCAGGACACCACTCACCATGACCTACCGTTCCccttggtccgtaaccgtcttagTCGCCGTGAACAAAATAGTTCCCCACCCCTTCGCCTCGTCCCATTGCAGGAATAGTAGGTCTGTCCCATCCAGgtcttccttacccgcagtcggttcttctccctcaggtgcgtctcctggagggAAGACTATGTTGGCGTTCATACTTCTCAGGTGGGCAAAGACTCAGGATCTTTTCACTGAGCTGTTAAATCTTCTTACGTTCCATGTGATAATCCTGGTGAGGGAGTTCTgtccccacattctgcaggatccagcacacttacctggtggatgtgctcctgcactccgggatttccctt includes these proteins:
- the paqr3a gene encoding progestin and adipoQ receptor family member 3a isoform X3 — its product is MLCSVGYHLFCCHRSEKANRCWMALDYAGIAIGILGCYVPAVFYAFYCNEYWRQVYLILVLAMILAVFFAQIHPHYLTQQWYSLRAFIFCCVSVYGFIPTIHWIWQNGGMTTPIVQAFAPRVFVMYLMGAVAFFLYITKIPERYFPGQLNYLGSSHQCWHVLVVLMFYWWHQTGVYITQYRHNQPCSQLMNT